The following coding sequences lie in one Candidatus Bipolaricaulota bacterium genomic window:
- the secY gene encoding preprotein translocase subunit SecY, with protein sequence MWETLTNVFRVPELRKRIIFTLGAIIVYRLGTHIPVPGVDADALKHFFESQGGGIFDFLNMFSGGALKRFSLFALGVTPYINASIIFSLLTAVVPKLKELQEQGREGRKKITAYTRWSTVGLAVIQAIAMSLLVVNWGLAKPTVWFYLTSIIAMTTGTIYLMWLGERMTENGIGNGISMLIMIGILSRLPAQFQSAYIEITAGTVSPLWGIVFIALLIAVIAGVVMIQQGQRKIVIQYAKRTTGRRIYGGHTSHLPIRVNQGGVIPIIFALALLSIPMTIGQWIPSLSWITPYVRAGSLPYMLAYVVLIFFFTYFYSSIVFDPEDVAKNIRESGGFIPGVRPGKPTADYISMILNRILLIGAVFLSAIAVLPYVFTAISGIRGMYIIGGTSLLIVVGVGIDTIMQMEAHLVMRHYESLTKSGGLLGRRK encoded by the coding sequence ATGTGGGAGACGTTAACCAACGTTTTCCGCGTCCCGGAGCTGCGCAAGCGCATCATCTTCACCCTGGGGGCGATCATTGTCTACCGGTTGGGGACGCACATCCCGGTCCCCGGGGTAGATGCGGACGCGTTGAAACACTTCTTTGAGTCTCAAGGTGGCGGAATCTTCGATTTTCTAAACATGTTCAGCGGAGGAGCGTTGAAGCGCTTCTCCCTGTTCGCGCTTGGGGTGACCCCGTACATCAATGCATCGATCATATTCAGCCTCCTCACCGCCGTCGTCCCCAAGCTGAAGGAGCTGCAGGAGCAGGGCCGGGAAGGGCGGAAGAAGATCACTGCCTACACTCGCTGGTCGACCGTCGGGCTGGCGGTGATCCAGGCGATAGCAATGAGCCTGCTCGTCGTCAACTGGGGCCTTGCCAAACCGACCGTCTGGTTCTATCTCACCTCGATCATCGCCATGACCACGGGGACGATCTACCTGATGTGGCTCGGAGAGCGGATGACAGAGAACGGGATCGGGAACGGGATCAGCATGCTGATCATGATCGGAATCCTCTCCCGCCTTCCGGCACAGTTCCAGTCGGCCTACATCGAGATCACCGCTGGGACGGTCAGCCCACTGTGGGGGATTGTGTTCATCGCCCTTCTGATCGCGGTGATTGCCGGAGTCGTCATGATTCAGCAGGGGCAGCGCAAGATCGTGATCCAGTACGCCAAGCGGACCACGGGCCGGCGCATCTACGGAGGGCATACCTCCCACCTGCCGATCCGGGTGAACCAGGGCGGGGTCATTCCGATCATCTTCGCCCTGGCGCTTTTGTCGATCCCGATGACGATCGGACAATGGATCCCATCGCTCAGTTGGATCACCCCGTATGTCCGTGCCGGAAGCCTGCCGTACATGCTCGCGTACGTGGTGCTGATCTTCTTCTTCACCTACTTTTACAGCTCGATCGTCTTCGATCCCGAGGACGTGGCGAAGAACATCCGCGAGTCAGGCGGGTTCATCCCCGGGGTGCGGCCGGGCAAACCGACTGCCGACTACATATCCATGATCCTGAACCGGATCCTGTTGATCGGGGCCGTCTTCCTGTCAGCGATCGCGGTTTTGCCGTACGTATTCACCGCCATCTCCGGGATCAGAGGGATGTACATCATCGGAGGGACGTCGCTTCTCATCGTGGTCGGGGTCGGGATCGACACGATCATGCAGATGGAGGCCCACCTCGT